A single Tenacibaculum sp. Bg11-29 DNA region contains:
- a CDS encoding M1 family aminopeptidase — translation MMWYTIFKFEIQYRIKRADTYVFFLFLFLFSIVGVDFIFQGVEIGAIKKNSPFVIAKTMAAITAIFMVLASMIMGVSVLRDFQYQIESLIFINPIKKRDYLLGRFLGSFVVLLFVFSGLFLGMIVGEFMPWQDAESYLSFNPFTYLYTFITITIPTLFFGACLFFVSGALTKKLVVVYTQGVFIFVIFLLTKSIENQFWKGIFDPFSLTTLTTVTESWSIVEKSTQMIPFSSALAYSKLFWFVLSVLILFFGYKKFNFSVVSNKRFKGKGQKNINLETNNATKIEIPKVKIQEGFFFKLSQLKQFSWFYFVNICKQPSFLAIVICGAFIILINSVSLGTVYDVDSYPITYFIVEELQETSIFFFIIIILFYSGELVWRERTAKLNLIYDATAMSSFVNLLSKYVALILICIVLMLSLIISGIIFQTVSGYYNYELQVYFYGFFLEILPFLALYALVTFFIQSLVNNKFIGILFSLVFFIVSITLGALGFNHPLSNFGGNSLGIYSDMNGYGHFLKPYLLIKTYWLLFGIFLIILASLFIVRGTETSFIKRVKASKNRMSKSLLKFTVFIIISFTVVGSYIFYNTNVLNKYWTASETTNFRVGYEKKLKKFEYLPQPKIVSINLNVELYPSKRNYTAEGFYILKNTTNTPINEVHIQKLIEDNVIIDYLNFEGGATTNTQYSTYNYVIHKLKSPLQPGAVVKMNFKQSFTSTGFTGTNSNSNIVENGTFFNNENLPTLGYTKKYELQDKKERIVYQLPKRANKALINDANELLNSRTGGDSDGINFEMIIGTEIDQTAIAPGKILKEWKANNRNYFHYKVNEKIMNFYAIVSARYEVKKDIWIAKYETTKQPVELEIYHHKTHQYNLDRMMQAMKVSFDYYSTNFSEYQYEQMRIMEFPRYAEFAQSFPGTVPFSEAIGFVLDIDDKKDVDMAFYVTAHELAHQWFGMQVAAANVKGKNLILETLSQYAALMVLKQKYSDEKVQQFLKIQQDKYSKGKQREIGQEPSLALVENQDYIYYAKGAIAMYKLQQTIGENNVNLALKQFLKDWNSINGSLKLSTNRYATSKDLLTYFRAITPSNLQHVITELFESVNEISIDEAK, via the coding sequence ATGATGTGGTATACTATATTTAAGTTTGAAATTCAGTATCGAATTAAACGAGCAGACACCTACGTATTTTTCTTATTTCTATTTTTATTTTCGATAGTTGGTGTTGATTTTATTTTTCAAGGAGTTGAAATAGGAGCTATCAAAAAAAACTCACCATTTGTAATTGCTAAAACAATGGCAGCAATTACCGCTATTTTTATGGTATTAGCGTCTATGATTATGGGAGTTTCGGTATTAAGAGATTTTCAGTATCAAATAGAATCGCTCATATTTATAAACCCAATTAAAAAGAGGGATTATTTATTGGGGAGGTTTTTAGGATCTTTTGTGGTATTATTATTTGTGTTTAGTGGGCTTTTTTTAGGTATGATTGTAGGCGAATTTATGCCTTGGCAAGATGCTGAATCTTATTTAAGTTTTAATCCATTTACATACCTGTATACATTTATAACGATAACGATACCTACCTTATTTTTTGGCGCTTGTTTGTTTTTTGTAAGTGGTGCATTAACTAAAAAACTGGTGGTTGTATACACGCAAGGTGTATTTATATTTGTTATTTTTTTATTGACTAAATCGATCGAAAATCAATTTTGGAAAGGAATTTTTGATCCTTTTTCATTAACAACACTAACTACTGTAACAGAATCTTGGTCAATCGTTGAAAAAAGTACACAAATGATTCCTTTTTCTAGTGCTTTAGCTTATAGTAAGTTGTTTTGGTTTGTATTAAGTGTGCTTATTTTATTTTTTGGGTATAAAAAATTCAATTTTAGTGTTGTTTCAAACAAACGATTTAAAGGGAAGGGGCAAAAAAACATTAATTTAGAAACGAACAATGCTACTAAAATTGAAATTCCTAAAGTAAAAATACAAGAAGGATTCTTTTTTAAATTGTCGCAGCTAAAACAGTTTTCATGGTTTTACTTTGTAAATATATGTAAACAGCCTTCGTTTTTAGCAATTGTAATTTGTGGTGCGTTTATTATACTAATAAATTCGGTGAGTTTAGGTACTGTTTATGATGTTGATAGTTACCCAATAACTTACTTTATTGTAGAAGAACTACAAGAAACATCTATCTTTTTCTTTATTATAATTATTCTTTTTTATTCAGGAGAACTTGTTTGGAGAGAGCGTACTGCTAAATTGAACCTTATTTATGATGCAACCGCCATGTCAAGCTTTGTAAACTTGCTAAGCAAGTACGTTGCTCTTATTTTAATTTGTATTGTTTTAATGCTATCTTTAATTATTTCGGGTATTATTTTTCAAACAGTAAGTGGCTATTACAATTATGAGCTTCAAGTATATTTTTATGGCTTCTTTTTAGAAATATTACCTTTTCTTGCCTTGTATGCACTCGTAACTTTTTTCATTCAATCGCTTGTTAATAATAAATTTATTGGAATTTTATTCAGCTTAGTATTCTTTATCGTTTCCATTACATTGGGCGCATTGGGGTTTAACCATCCGTTGAGTAATTTTGGAGGAAACTCTTTGGGAATTTATTCTGATATGAATGGTTACGGACACTTTTTAAAACCATATTTACTAATTAAAACCTATTGGTTGCTCTTCGGAATATTCTTAATCATACTAGCATCACTTTTTATAGTACGAGGAACGGAAACATCTTTTATAAAAAGAGTAAAAGCTAGTAAAAATCGCATGAGTAAATCGCTCTTAAAATTTACGGTTTTCATTATAATATCTTTTACGGTTGTAGGGAGTTATATTTTTTACAACACCAATGTTTTAAATAAGTATTGGACAGCCTCTGAAACAACAAATTTTAGAGTTGGTTATGAAAAAAAATTAAAGAAGTTTGAATATTTGCCACAGCCTAAAATTGTAAGTATTAATTTAAATGTGGAATTGTATCCTTCTAAAAGAAATTACACAGCCGAAGGTTTTTATATACTTAAAAACACCACTAATACTCCGATTAACGAAGTACATATTCAAAAATTAATAGAAGACAATGTAATTATTGACTATCTTAATTTTGAAGGAGGCGCAACTACAAACACGCAATACAGTACCTATAATTATGTAATTCATAAGTTAAAGAGTCCTTTACAACCGGGAGCAGTAGTTAAAATGAATTTTAAGCAGTCGTTTACATCTACAGGTTTTACAGGAACAAACTCAAATTCTAATATTGTTGAAAACGGAACTTTTTTCAATAACGAAAATCTTCCAACATTGGGATATACTAAAAAGTATGAACTTCAAGATAAAAAAGAACGTATCGTATACCAATTACCTAAAAGAGCAAACAAAGCATTAATAAATGATGCAAACGAGCTATTAAACTCAAGAACAGGAGGCGATTCTGACGGGATTAATTTTGAAATGATCATTGGAACCGAAATAGACCAAACGGCTATTGCTCCAGGTAAAATTTTAAAGGAATGGAAAGCAAATAACCGTAACTATTTTCATTATAAAGTAAATGAGAAAATAATGAATTTTTACGCAATTGTTTCTGCAAGATATGAGGTTAAAAAAGACATTTGGATAGCTAAATATGAGACAACAAAGCAACCGGTTGAATTAGAAATATATCACCATAAAACACATCAGTATAACTTAGATAGAATGATGCAAGCGATGAAAGTTTCTTTTGATTATTATAGTACTAATTTTAGTGAATATCAATACGAACAAATGCGTATTATGGAGTTTCCTCGTTATGCCGAGTTTGCACAATCGTTTCCTGGTACTGTTCCTTTTTCTGAAGCTATCGGGTTTGTGTTAGATATTGACGATAAAAAAGATGTAGACATGGCTTTTTATGTTACCGCTCACGAATTAGCGCATCAATGGTTTGGTATGCAAGTAGCAGCTGCAAATGTTAAAGGAAAAAATTTAATTCTAGAAACACTGTCGCAATACGCAGCATTAATGGTGTTAAAACAAAAATATTCTGATGAAAAAGTACAACAATTTTTAAAAATTCAGCAAGATAAATATAGTAAAGGGAAACAAAGAGAAATAGGGCAGGAGCCATCTTTAGCCTTGGTAGAGAATCAAGATTATATTTATTATGCGAAAGGTGCTATTGCTATGTATAAATTGCAACAAACAATTGGAGAAAACAACGTAAATTTAGCCTTAAAACAATTTCTTAAAGATTGGAACAGTATAAATGGCTCGTTAAAATTAAGTACGAATAGATACGCAACAAGTAAAGATTTACTTACTTATTTTAGAGCGATTACTCCAAGTAATTTACAACATGTAATCACAGAACTTTTTGAATCTGTAAATGAAATTAGCATAGACGAAGCGAAATAG
- a CDS encoding ABC transporter ATP-binding protein, with protein sequence MELIINNLSKTYANGVKALQNISLEIPKGMFGLLGPNGAGKSTLMRTIATLQEADKGTITLGNLDVLKQQNEIRKVLGYLPQQFGLYPKISAEVLLNHFAALKGITNKPTRKELVKSLLHKTNLYDVRKQNLNGYSGGMKQRFGIAQALLNNPKLLIVDEPTAGLDPVERNRFYNLLSELGENTIVILSTHIVEDVKELCTNMAIINQGQVLLKGNPLKIIENLEGRVYEKTITKPELESYKNNYQVISERLFLGKPIIHILSDTNPGNGFSPINADLEDVYFSQIFGNTTNLKSII encoded by the coding sequence ATGGAACTTATAATTAACAATCTCTCTAAAACGTATGCCAATGGTGTTAAGGCGTTACAAAATATTTCTTTAGAAATACCAAAAGGTATGTTTGGTTTATTGGGGCCAAACGGTGCCGGAAAATCTACTTTAATGCGCACCATTGCTACTTTACAAGAAGCAGATAAAGGAACTATTACATTAGGTAATTTAGATGTTTTAAAGCAACAAAATGAGATTCGAAAAGTATTAGGGTATTTGCCACAACAATTTGGATTGTACCCTAAAATATCTGCCGAAGTGTTGTTAAATCATTTTGCCGCTTTAAAAGGAATTACAAACAAACCTACCCGCAAAGAACTGGTAAAATCATTGTTACATAAAACCAATTTATACGATGTAAGAAAACAAAATTTAAATGGTTATTCTGGCGGAATGAAACAACGTTTTGGTATTGCGCAAGCATTATTAAACAATCCAAAATTATTGATTGTTGATGAGCCTACTGCCGGTTTAGACCCTGTAGAAAGAAATCGGTTTTATAATTTATTAAGTGAACTAGGTGAAAACACCATTGTTATTTTATCTACACATATTGTAGAAGATGTAAAAGAATTATGCACCAATATGGCGATTATAAACCAAGGACAAGTATTATTAAAAGGTAATCCACTAAAAATAATAGAAAACCTCGAAGGGAGAGTATATGAAAAAACGATTACAAAGCCTGAATTAGAAAGCTATAAAAACAACTATCAAGTAATTAGTGAGCGGTTGTTTTTAGGAAAACCTATTATTCATATTCTTAGTGATACAAACCCAGGAAATGGATTCTCACCAATTAATGCCGATTTAGAGGATGTGTATTTCTCTCAAATATTTGGTAATACTACGAACCTTAAATCAATTATATAA
- a CDS encoding sensor histidine kinase, with product MKLRVSDKKKKIIKRFYKISLVLIGLIIVLFNDTFGKLEGFVEFIAFYFIVVFITIAYWLFKQIRAIIRLKHEKAKTELLHLKSQVNPHFFFNTLNNLYGMMEKDSKERQMVLKLSDMMRYSIYEGQKDWVTLKDELAYLQNYIELQEIRYHKKSDIQFNHQIEHLDSKIMPLLFIILLENAFKHGLENLEKEAYIHINLIANKKEVIFNIENNFDLHQTSLEGGIGLHNLKRRLALVYPKKHSLSFTINNTIYKAKLILKLY from the coding sequence ATGAAGTTAAGAGTATCAGATAAAAAAAAGAAAATTATAAAACGTTTTTATAAAATAAGTCTTGTTCTTATAGGGCTAATTATTGTTCTATTTAATGACACTTTTGGTAAATTAGAAGGGTTTGTAGAGTTTATTGCGTTTTATTTTATAGTTGTTTTTATTACAATTGCCTATTGGTTATTTAAACAAATAAGAGCAATTATTCGATTAAAACATGAAAAAGCGAAAACAGAATTATTGCATTTAAAAAGTCAGGTAAATCCGCACTTTTTTTTCAACACGCTTAATAACCTGTATGGAATGATGGAAAAAGATTCAAAAGAAAGACAAATGGTGCTTAAACTTTCTGATATGATGCGTTATAGTATTTATGAAGGTCAAAAAGATTGGGTAACTCTTAAAGATGAGTTAGCGTATTTACAAAATTATATTGAGCTTCAAGAAATACGCTATCATAAAAAATCAGATATCCAATTTAACCACCAAATTGAGCATTTGGATAGTAAAATAATGCCGTTACTTTTTATTATTCTGTTAGAAAATGCTTTTAAACACGGACTCGAAAATTTAGAAAAAGAAGCATATATTCATATCAATTTAATTGCCAATAAAAAGGAGGTTATTTTTAATATTGAAAATAATTTTGACCTGCATCAAACGTCATTAGAAGGTGGTATTGGCTTACATAATTTAAAACGAAGATTGGCCCTTGTATATCCAAAAAAACATTCACTTTCCTTTACTATAAATAACACTATTTATAAAGCGAAACTAATTTTAAAGTTATACTAA
- a CDS encoding LytTR family DNA-binding domain-containing protein, with amino-acid sequence MRYLIIDDEHIAHKIIMEYCEMLPAMQLQKNCYSALEALEYLNTHEVDLIFLDLNMPKLKGFEFLKTLILPPKVIVTTAYSEFAIDGYELNITDYLLKPYSFERFLKAVNKVNDILNTNKETAIPKQENEDSTNNQIFLKQQNSHIQVAVKTILYMEASGNYTKVFTTTDTITVRGKISDILVLLPKNEFLQVHKSFAIGTKHIQRIEGNRIHIANTVVPIGKLYKTNVNELLK; translated from the coding sequence ATGCGATACTTAATTATAGATGATGAACATATAGCGCATAAAATTATTATGGAGTATTGTGAAATGCTTCCTGCTATGCAACTACAAAAAAACTGTTACAGCGCTTTAGAAGCTTTAGAGTATTTAAATACACACGAAGTAGATTTAATTTTCTTAGATTTAAATATGCCCAAATTAAAAGGTTTTGAGTTTTTAAAAACCTTAATCTTACCTCCTAAAGTTATTGTAACTACTGCTTATAGTGAGTTTGCTATTGATGGTTATGAGCTTAATATTACCGACTATTTGTTAAAACCTTATAGTTTTGAGCGTTTTTTAAAGGCGGTAAATAAAGTTAATGACATATTAAATACCAATAAGGAAACAGCTATTCCTAAACAAGAAAACGAAGACTCTACGAATAATCAAATATTCTTAAAACAACAGAATAGTCACATACAAGTGGCCGTTAAAACTATTTTATATATGGAAGCTTCAGGTAATTACACAAAGGTTTTTACCACTACTGATACGATTACAGTACGAGGAAAAATTTCAGATATCTTAGTTTTGTTACCTAAAAATGAATTTTTGCAAGTTCATAAATCATTTGCCATTGGTACAAAACATATTCAACGTATTGAAGGGAATAGAATTCATATTGCTAATACTGTTGTTCCTATTGGTAAATTGTATAAAACCAATGTTAATGAGCTTTTAAAGTAG
- a CDS encoding DMT family transporter: MNKLIPFLFLTLTMLLWAANFYAVKIALAYYTPLGVATWRFLFGALTLFVILFIKNRKQMFQFKFTKKEWWHIFLTAFFGIFLTIYFFNVGLKTTSVINGSLIIATAPAITGIFSFFFLKQKLKLKQWLAIIISFIGVLIILAKGDITQFFDLKFEIGDIYILLMALVFSFSQIIVSKYLSHIDAITMTGIASFFALVLFAIFSVPHLLTISVPTAPSFWWSILFMGVLGSGIAYSIFYYSVVKLGTTISALSMNLIPFFAVLLAFVFDEKVYPVQILGGLIIIAGLILFSISKRN, translated from the coding sequence ATGAATAAACTCATCCCTTTTTTATTTTTAACACTAACAATGTTACTTTGGGCAGCCAATTTTTATGCTGTTAAAATAGCATTAGCGTATTATACTCCCTTAGGAGTGGCAACCTGGCGATTTTTATTTGGTGCATTAACACTTTTCGTCATATTATTTATCAAGAATAGGAAACAAATGTTTCAATTTAAATTCACAAAAAAAGAATGGTGGCATATATTTTTAACTGCTTTTTTTGGGATATTTCTTACTATTTATTTTTTTAATGTAGGTTTAAAAACTACGAGTGTTATTAACGGATCATTAATCATAGCTACAGCTCCTGCCATAACAGGAATATTTTCATTTTTCTTTTTAAAACAAAAATTAAAATTGAAGCAATGGCTGGCTATCATTATCAGTTTTATTGGCGTTTTAATTATTTTAGCTAAAGGAGATATAACACAATTTTTTGATCTTAAATTTGAAATAGGCGATATTTATATATTGCTAATGGCTTTGGTATTTTCATTCTCACAAATTATTGTTAGTAAGTACCTATCGCATATAGATGCTATAACAATGACAGGTATTGCTTCCTTTTTCGCATTAGTGTTATTTGCCATATTTTCAGTTCCACATTTATTAACTATTTCTGTCCCAACTGCACCTTCATTTTGGTGGAGTATTTTATTTATGGGTGTTTTAGGTTCTGGAATTGCATATTCAATTTTCTATTATAGTGTTGTAAAATTAGGAACTACTATTTCTGCATTGAGTATGAATCTTATTCCGTTTTTTGCAGTATTATTAGCATTTGTTTTTGATGAAAAAGTATATCCTGTGCAAATTTTAGGTGGTCTTATAATCATTGCTGGATTGATATTATTTAGTATTTCTAAACGAAATTAA
- a CDS encoding CGNR zinc finger domain-containing protein — MDNVEIIKNMPLDGGNLSLNFINTYKDRLVASPIDYLTGKEEWIAWLKKVGILENEITNFDDVDFNLKEVKKKREFLHRVFQGLAFHREIKEKDLKCFDSLLQKIRRATKIFVVDNIPQEYLEIDANDLNSYILKIGKAAHELLMSEKTDRIKECGNCGWLYYDSSKNKCRKWCNMDTCGNEVKARKYYESKKKLKDKIV; from the coding sequence ATGGATAATGTAGAAATTATAAAAAATATGCCCTTAGACGGGGGAAATCTATCTCTCAATTTCATCAATACTTATAAGGATCGATTGGTTGCAAGCCCTATCGATTATCTTACTGGAAAAGAAGAATGGATTGCATGGTTAAAAAAAGTTGGTATTCTAGAAAATGAAATAACAAACTTTGATGACGTCGATTTCAATTTAAAGGAAGTAAAAAAGAAAAGAGAATTTTTACATCGTGTATTTCAAGGACTTGCTTTTCATAGGGAAATAAAAGAAAAAGATCTTAAATGTTTTGATTCACTCTTGCAAAAAATCAGAAGAGCAACTAAAATATTTGTGGTAGATAATATCCCACAAGAATATTTAGAGATAGATGCAAATGATCTAAATAGCTATATTTTAAAAATTGGAAAAGCTGCCCATGAACTTTTGATGTCTGAAAAAACAGATAGAATAAAAGAGTGTGGAAATTGTGGTTGGCTTTACTATGATTCTAGTAAAAACAAATGTAGAAAATGGTGTAATATGGATACTTGTGGTAACGAAGTAAAGGCTAGAAAATATTATGAAAGCAAAAAAAAACTAAAAGATAAGATCGTATGA
- a CDS encoding RidA family protein → MSKRINITTGSPWEDKVGYSRAVQVGNIIEVSGTTATDKEGNIVGVNDLYLQTKTIIETVKNVLEDMGSSLKHVVRTRIYTTDISRWEEIGKAHGEFFSTIKPATAMVEISRLVNPDMLVEIEFTAITE, encoded by the coding sequence ATGAGTAAAAGAATAAATATTACAACGGGTAGCCCATGGGAAGATAAAGTAGGCTACTCTAGGGCGGTACAAGTTGGTAATATCATTGAGGTTTCTGGTACTACAGCTACAGATAAAGAGGGTAACATCGTAGGGGTTAACGATCTATATTTACAAACAAAAACCATTATAGAAACTGTGAAAAATGTATTAGAAGATATGGGTTCGAGCCTCAAGCATGTGGTTAGAACACGTATTTATACTACTGATATTTCACGTTGGGAAGAAATAGGAAAAGCACACGGCGAATTTTTCAGTACTATAAAACCTGCAACTGCTATGGTAGAAATTAGCCGGTTGGTAAATCCAGATATGCTAGTAGAAATAGAATTTACAGCAATAACAGAATAA